The following proteins are encoded in a genomic region of Toxotes jaculatrix isolate fToxJac2 chromosome 3, fToxJac2.pri, whole genome shotgun sequence:
- the LOC121178750 gene encoding 6-phosphofructo-2-kinase/fructose-2,6-bisphosphatase 4 isoform X1, whose product MKHRSPSETHHGKRPRVPAAAASASPQDGMEDKTPSNPRELTQNPLKKIWMPYKNGLPEKHISQRKVCMTNCPTLIVTVGLPARGKTYISKKLTRYLNWIGVPTREFNVGQYRREFVKIYKSFEFFRPDNEEGLKIRRQCASAALNDVRQYLTEEGGQVAVFDATNTTRERRETIIQFAEQNGFKVFFVESVCEDPDVIQENIVQVKLGSPDYTNCNTEEAVEDFMKRIKCYENSYETLDEVLDRDLSYIKIMDVGQRYLVNRVLDHIQSRIVYYLMNIHITPRSIYLCRHGESELNVKGRIGGDSGLTPRGKEFAKKLSQFIQAQDISDLKVWTSQMKRTIQTAEALSVPYEQWKVLNEIDAGVCEEMMYEEIQENYPLEFALRDQDKYRYRYPKGESYEDLVQRLEPVIMELERQENVLVICHQAVMRCLLAYFLDKTAEELPYLKCPLHTVLKLTPVAYGCKVESISLNVEAVNTHRERPENVEVSRMSEEALLTVPAHQ is encoded by the exons ATGAAACACCGGTCACCTTCAGAGACGCATCACGGGAAAAGGCCCCGTGTTCCCGCCGCGGCTGCCTCCGCCTCACCGCAAGACGGAATGGAGGACAAAACGCCGTCAAATCCGCGGGAACTCACCCAAAATCCCCTGAAGAAGATCTGGATGCCGTATAAAAATGGCCttccagaaaaacacatttctcagagAAAGG TATGTATGACCAACTGTCCCACCCTGATTGTGACAGTGGGCCTTCCTGCCAGGGGAAAGACCTATATCTCCAAGAAGCTGACCCGCTATCTCAACTGGATTGGGGTCCCCACCAGAG AGTTCAACGTAGGCCAATACAGGAGAGAGTTTGTGAAGATCTACAAGTCCTTTGAGTTCTTCCGTCCGGACAACGAGGAGGGGTTAAAGATCAGACG TCAGTGTGCTTCAGCTGCATTGAATGATGTGCGACAATACCTCACAGAAGAAGGAGGCCAAGTTGCA GTTTTTGATGCAACAAACACCAcaagagaaagaagggaaacCATCATTCAGTTTGCTGAGCAGAATGGCTTTAAG GTGTTCTTTGTGGAGTCTGTGTGCGAGGACCCAGATGTCATACAGGAGAACATAGTG CAAGTGAAGCTTGGTAGCCCCGACTACACCAACTGTAATACAGAAGAAGCAGTGGAAGATTTCATGAAGAGGATCAAGTGTTATGAAAACTCCTACGAGACACTGGATGAAGTTCTGGACAG GGATCTCTCCTACATTAAAATCATGGATGTGGGTCAGCGCTATCTGGTGAACCGGGTGTTGGACCACATCCAGAGCCGGATCGTCTACTACCTCATGAACATCCATATCACGCCGCGCTCCATCTACCTGTGTCGCCACGGCGAGAGTGAGCTCAATGTCAAGGGGCGCATTGGAGGAGATTCAGGCCTCACTCCTAGAGGCAAGGAG TTTGCTAAGAAGCTGAGCCAATTCATCCAGGCTCAGGACATCAGCGACTTGAAGGTGTGGACCAGTCAGATGAAGAGGACGATCCAGACAGCTGAGGCTCTAAGTGTGCCCTACGAGCAGTGGAAGGTCCTGAACGAGATTGATGCT ggtgtgtgtgaggagatgaTGTATGAGGAGATCCAGGAGAACTATCCTCTGGAGTTTGCTCTGAGGGACCAGGACAAATACCGCTATCGGTACCCGAAAGGAGAG TCCTATGAGGACCTGGTGCAGCGGTTGGAGCCGGTCATCATGGAGCTGGAGAGGCAGGAGAACGTGCTGGTCATCTGTCACCAGGCCGTCATGCGCTGCTTACTGGCCTATTTCCTGGACAAGACAGCAG AGGAACTGCCGTATCTGAAGTGCCCGCTGCACACTGTGCTGAAGCTAACGCCGGTGGCCTACG GCTGTAAAGTGGAGTCCATCAGCTTAAACGTGGAggcagtcaacacacacagagaaagaccaGAG aaCGTAGAGGTGTCGCGGATGTCAGAGGAGGCTTTGCTAACAGTGCCAGCTCACCAATGA
- the LOC121178750 gene encoding 6-phosphofructo-2-kinase/fructose-2,6-bisphosphatase 4 isoform X2 codes for MKHRSPSETHHGKRPRVPAAAASASPQDGMEDKTPSNPRELTQNPLKKIWMPYKNGLPEKHISQRKVCMTNCPTLIVTVGLPARGKTYISKKLTRYLNWIGVPTREFNVGQYRREFVKIYKSFEFFRPDNEEGLKIRRQCASAALNDVRQYLTEEGGQVAVFDATNTTRERRETIIQFAEQNGFKVFFVESVCEDPDVIQENIVQVKLGSPDYTNCNTEEAVEDFMKRIKCYENSYETLDEVLDRDLSYIKIMDVGQRYLVNRVLDHIQSRIVYYLMNIHITPRSIYLCRHGESELNVKGRIGGDSGLTPRGKEFAKKLSQFIQAQDISDLKVWTSQMKRTIQTAEALSVPYEQWKVLNEIDAGVCEEMMYEEIQENYPLEFALRDQDKYRYRYPKGESYEDLVQRLEPVIMELERQENVLVICHQAVMRCLLAYFLDKTAEELPYLKCPLHTVLKLTPVAYGCKVESISLNVEAVNTHRERPENVNIHRTTEDALQTVPPHL; via the exons ATGAAACACCGGTCACCTTCAGAGACGCATCACGGGAAAAGGCCCCGTGTTCCCGCCGCGGCTGCCTCCGCCTCACCGCAAGACGGAATGGAGGACAAAACGCCGTCAAATCCGCGGGAACTCACCCAAAATCCCCTGAAGAAGATCTGGATGCCGTATAAAAATGGCCttccagaaaaacacatttctcagagAAAGG TATGTATGACCAACTGTCCCACCCTGATTGTGACAGTGGGCCTTCCTGCCAGGGGAAAGACCTATATCTCCAAGAAGCTGACCCGCTATCTCAACTGGATTGGGGTCCCCACCAGAG AGTTCAACGTAGGCCAATACAGGAGAGAGTTTGTGAAGATCTACAAGTCCTTTGAGTTCTTCCGTCCGGACAACGAGGAGGGGTTAAAGATCAGACG TCAGTGTGCTTCAGCTGCATTGAATGATGTGCGACAATACCTCACAGAAGAAGGAGGCCAAGTTGCA GTTTTTGATGCAACAAACACCAcaagagaaagaagggaaacCATCATTCAGTTTGCTGAGCAGAATGGCTTTAAG GTGTTCTTTGTGGAGTCTGTGTGCGAGGACCCAGATGTCATACAGGAGAACATAGTG CAAGTGAAGCTTGGTAGCCCCGACTACACCAACTGTAATACAGAAGAAGCAGTGGAAGATTTCATGAAGAGGATCAAGTGTTATGAAAACTCCTACGAGACACTGGATGAAGTTCTGGACAG GGATCTCTCCTACATTAAAATCATGGATGTGGGTCAGCGCTATCTGGTGAACCGGGTGTTGGACCACATCCAGAGCCGGATCGTCTACTACCTCATGAACATCCATATCACGCCGCGCTCCATCTACCTGTGTCGCCACGGCGAGAGTGAGCTCAATGTCAAGGGGCGCATTGGAGGAGATTCAGGCCTCACTCCTAGAGGCAAGGAG TTTGCTAAGAAGCTGAGCCAATTCATCCAGGCTCAGGACATCAGCGACTTGAAGGTGTGGACCAGTCAGATGAAGAGGACGATCCAGACAGCTGAGGCTCTAAGTGTGCCCTACGAGCAGTGGAAGGTCCTGAACGAGATTGATGCT ggtgtgtgtgaggagatgaTGTATGAGGAGATCCAGGAGAACTATCCTCTGGAGTTTGCTCTGAGGGACCAGGACAAATACCGCTATCGGTACCCGAAAGGAGAG TCCTATGAGGACCTGGTGCAGCGGTTGGAGCCGGTCATCATGGAGCTGGAGAGGCAGGAGAACGTGCTGGTCATCTGTCACCAGGCCGTCATGCGCTGCTTACTGGCCTATTTCCTGGACAAGACAGCAG AGGAACTGCCGTATCTGAAGTGCCCGCTGCACACTGTGCTGAAGCTAACGCCGGTGGCCTACG GCTGTAAAGTGGAGTCCATCAGCTTAAACGTGGAggcagtcaacacacacagagaaagaccaGAG
- the LOC121178750 gene encoding 6-phosphofructo-2-kinase/fructose-2,6-bisphosphatase 4 isoform X3, which yields MMRGCSSRPKLAQNQDSAVCMTNCPTLIVTVGLPARGKTYISKKLTRYLNWIGVPTREFNVGQYRREFVKIYKSFEFFRPDNEEGLKIRRQCASAALNDVRQYLTEEGGQVAVFDATNTTRERRETIIQFAEQNGFKVFFVESVCEDPDVIQENIVQVKLGSPDYTNCNTEEAVEDFMKRIKCYENSYETLDEVLDRDLSYIKIMDVGQRYLVNRVLDHIQSRIVYYLMNIHITPRSIYLCRHGESELNVKGRIGGDSGLTPRGKEFAKKLSQFIQAQDISDLKVWTSQMKRTIQTAEALSVPYEQWKVLNEIDAGVCEEMMYEEIQENYPLEFALRDQDKYRYRYPKGESYEDLVQRLEPVIMELERQENVLVICHQAVMRCLLAYFLDKTAEELPYLKCPLHTVLKLTPVAYGCKVESISLNVEAVNTHRERPENVNIHRTTEDALQTVPPHL from the exons ATGATGAGAGGCTGCTCCAGCCGACCCAAGCTCGCGCAGAACCAGGACAGTGCGG TATGTATGACCAACTGTCCCACCCTGATTGTGACAGTGGGCCTTCCTGCCAGGGGAAAGACCTATATCTCCAAGAAGCTGACCCGCTATCTCAACTGGATTGGGGTCCCCACCAGAG AGTTCAACGTAGGCCAATACAGGAGAGAGTTTGTGAAGATCTACAAGTCCTTTGAGTTCTTCCGTCCGGACAACGAGGAGGGGTTAAAGATCAGACG TCAGTGTGCTTCAGCTGCATTGAATGATGTGCGACAATACCTCACAGAAGAAGGAGGCCAAGTTGCA GTTTTTGATGCAACAAACACCAcaagagaaagaagggaaacCATCATTCAGTTTGCTGAGCAGAATGGCTTTAAG GTGTTCTTTGTGGAGTCTGTGTGCGAGGACCCAGATGTCATACAGGAGAACATAGTG CAAGTGAAGCTTGGTAGCCCCGACTACACCAACTGTAATACAGAAGAAGCAGTGGAAGATTTCATGAAGAGGATCAAGTGTTATGAAAACTCCTACGAGACACTGGATGAAGTTCTGGACAG GGATCTCTCCTACATTAAAATCATGGATGTGGGTCAGCGCTATCTGGTGAACCGGGTGTTGGACCACATCCAGAGCCGGATCGTCTACTACCTCATGAACATCCATATCACGCCGCGCTCCATCTACCTGTGTCGCCACGGCGAGAGTGAGCTCAATGTCAAGGGGCGCATTGGAGGAGATTCAGGCCTCACTCCTAGAGGCAAGGAG TTTGCTAAGAAGCTGAGCCAATTCATCCAGGCTCAGGACATCAGCGACTTGAAGGTGTGGACCAGTCAGATGAAGAGGACGATCCAGACAGCTGAGGCTCTAAGTGTGCCCTACGAGCAGTGGAAGGTCCTGAACGAGATTGATGCT ggtgtgtgtgaggagatgaTGTATGAGGAGATCCAGGAGAACTATCCTCTGGAGTTTGCTCTGAGGGACCAGGACAAATACCGCTATCGGTACCCGAAAGGAGAG TCCTATGAGGACCTGGTGCAGCGGTTGGAGCCGGTCATCATGGAGCTGGAGAGGCAGGAGAACGTGCTGGTCATCTGTCACCAGGCCGTCATGCGCTGCTTACTGGCCTATTTCCTGGACAAGACAGCAG AGGAACTGCCGTATCTGAAGTGCCCGCTGCACACTGTGCTGAAGCTAACGCCGGTGGCCTACG GCTGTAAAGTGGAGTCCATCAGCTTAAACGTGGAggcagtcaacacacacagagaaagaccaGAG